From Cecembia calidifontis, one genomic window encodes:
- the polA gene encoding DNA polymerase I has translation MSSKGDKKLFLLDAMALIYRAHFAFSKNPRINSKGLNTGVMMGFTNTLLEVLEKQKPTHIAVAFDTKAPTFRHTQFDAYKANRLEQPEDIEIATPWVKQIVQAFNIPVLEMDGYEADDIIGTIAKKAERTSFEVYMMTPDKDYGQLVEDHIFLYKPAFMGNGVEIMGPKEVCEKWDIEHVDQVRDMLGLMGDAVDNIPGIPGIGEKTAVKLLKEFGSLENLLQNTDKLKGKQKENVEKFAQQGLLSKELATVKTDVPIEFDEVALRYDGPDEEKLKAIFAELEFRTLTQRVFGEKMKKPQVKVSEQLGLFAGMEEVETEEEVIESPIPEPILHDSILTTAHDYHKVEGEDAIKELIQYLELQDEFCFDTETTSLNPNEAELVGLSFAYVPGEAFYVPFPSDQEKAKTQLEFFRGIFESEAIIKIGQNVKYDILVLMNYGLKVKGKLYDTMLAHYLIEPEGKHSMDWLAQQYLNYKPVSIESLIGKKGKSQGNMRDVDVDEVVAYAAEDADVTLKLKQKFDPIIKSNGLEKLLNEVENPLIEVLADMEFEGVKVDTSSLAELSSILDEESKEIEKRVYELAGVRFNLASPKQLGDVLFEKLKLDPKAKKTKTGQYATGEEVLSKLAGDHEIAQAILDYRQMVKLKSTYVDALPTMINPKTGRVHTTYNQFVAATGRLSSINPNLQNIPIRTDRGREIRKAFVPRDKDHVLFAADYSQIELRIMAAFSKDESMLDAFKNGKDIHAATAAKIFQVPLEEVTSDMRRKAKTANFGIIYGISAFGLSQRLNISRAEAKEIIDAYFKEFPAVKAYMDDCIEKARKNEFVETILGRRRYLRDINSRNMTMRGFAERNAINAPIQGSAADLIKVAMIHVHQWMKKENLKSKMILQVHDELVFDAHREEIELLKKEIPKLMSGAINLGVPIVVETGVGENWLEAH, from the coding sequence ATGTCTTCCAAAGGAGATAAAAAACTCTTTTTGCTGGATGCCATGGCCCTGATCTACAGGGCACATTTTGCTTTCAGCAAAAACCCTAGAATCAATTCCAAAGGCCTGAATACCGGTGTCATGATGGGTTTTACCAATACCCTATTAGAAGTGCTGGAAAAACAAAAGCCTACCCATATTGCCGTGGCCTTCGACACCAAGGCACCTACATTCCGTCATACCCAATTTGATGCTTATAAGGCCAATAGGCTGGAACAACCTGAAGATATAGAAATCGCCACGCCTTGGGTAAAGCAAATTGTCCAGGCATTCAACATACCCGTTCTGGAAATGGACGGCTATGAGGCGGATGATATCATTGGCACCATCGCCAAAAAAGCAGAACGGACGAGTTTTGAGGTCTACATGATGACCCCGGACAAGGACTATGGACAATTGGTGGAAGACCATATTTTCCTGTACAAACCAGCCTTTATGGGCAATGGCGTAGAAATTATGGGGCCAAAAGAAGTCTGTGAAAAATGGGACATCGAACATGTGGATCAAGTGAGAGACATGCTTGGACTGATGGGAGATGCCGTGGACAATATTCCCGGCATTCCAGGAATTGGGGAAAAAACGGCAGTTAAGCTTTTAAAAGAGTTTGGTTCTCTTGAAAATCTTTTGCAAAACACGGACAAACTGAAAGGTAAGCAAAAGGAGAATGTGGAGAAGTTTGCCCAGCAAGGGCTTTTATCCAAAGAATTGGCTACGGTCAAAACCGACGTTCCCATAGAATTTGACGAGGTGGCCCTCCGATATGATGGTCCAGATGAAGAAAAACTAAAAGCCATCTTTGCAGAACTGGAATTTAGAACCCTAACCCAAAGGGTGTTTGGTGAGAAAATGAAAAAACCCCAGGTGAAAGTTTCTGAACAATTGGGCCTTTTTGCCGGGATGGAAGAAGTGGAAACAGAGGAAGAGGTCATCGAAAGCCCTATTCCTGAACCAATCCTTCATGACAGTATATTGACCACTGCCCACGATTACCATAAAGTGGAAGGGGAGGATGCCATCAAGGAGCTAATCCAATACCTGGAACTCCAGGATGAATTCTGTTTTGATACGGAAACTACCTCTTTGAATCCCAATGAAGCCGAATTGGTTGGGCTTTCTTTTGCCTATGTTCCTGGAGAAGCCTTCTATGTGCCCTTCCCCTCCGATCAGGAAAAGGCCAAAACACAATTGGAATTCTTTAGGGGTATTTTTGAAAGTGAGGCCATTATCAAAATCGGGCAAAATGTCAAATATGACATATTGGTCTTGATGAATTATGGGCTAAAAGTCAAGGGGAAACTTTATGACACCATGTTGGCCCATTACCTGATCGAACCGGAAGGAAAACATTCTATGGATTGGCTGGCACAGCAATACCTGAACTACAAACCGGTATCTATCGAGTCACTTATCGGGAAGAAAGGAAAATCCCAGGGCAATATGCGGGATGTGGATGTGGATGAAGTGGTGGCCTATGCAGCAGAAGACGCCGATGTTACTTTGAAATTGAAGCAGAAATTTGATCCGATTATCAAATCCAATGGACTGGAAAAACTACTCAATGAAGTGGAAAACCCACTCATTGAAGTTCTGGCTGATATGGAGTTTGAAGGTGTGAAAGTTGATACTTCCAGTTTGGCGGAATTGTCTTCCATCCTGGATGAAGAAAGTAAAGAGATTGAGAAGCGTGTGTATGAACTTGCCGGAGTAAGGTTCAACTTGGCTTCTCCAAAGCAGTTGGGAGATGTGCTATTCGAGAAATTAAAATTGGATCCCAAAGCCAAAAAGACAAAAACAGGGCAGTATGCGACAGGTGAGGAAGTGTTGAGCAAACTGGCAGGGGACCATGAAATCGCCCAGGCCATATTGGATTACCGACAGATGGTGAAGTTGAAATCCACCTATGTAGATGCTTTGCCGACCATGATCAACCCAAAAACAGGTAGGGTCCATACTACTTATAACCAATTCGTAGCGGCCACCGGCAGGCTATCATCCATAAATCCCAATCTGCAGAACATCCCCATCAGAACAGACAGAGGAAGGGAGATAAGAAAAGCTTTTGTGCCAAGAGACAAAGACCATGTGCTATTTGCAGCGGATTATTCTCAGATAGAGCTCCGCATCATGGCAGCCTTTTCGAAAGATGAATCCATGTTGGATGCCTTCAAAAACGGAAAAGATATCCATGCTGCCACAGCCGCAAAAATTTTCCAGGTGCCTTTGGAAGAAGTGACTTCTGACATGAGAAGAAAAGCCAAAACTGCCAATTTTGGGATAATTTATGGCATATCTGCTTTTGGGCTTTCGCAGCGATTGAACATTTCCCGCGCCGAGGCCAAAGAAATTATTGATGCCTATTTCAAAGAATTCCCAGCTGTCAAGGCTTACATGGATGATTGCATAGAAAAGGCAAGGAAAAACGAATTTGTAGAAACAATCCTCGGCAGAAGAAGGTATCTCAGGGATATCAACAGCAGGAATATGACCATGAGGGGTTTTGCAGAGCGCAATGCCATCAATGCCCCCATACAGGGTTCTGCTGCAGATTTGATCAAAGTAGCCATGATCCATGTCCACCAATGGATGAAAAAAGAAAACCTGAAGTCAAAAATGATTCTTCAGGTGCATGATGAATTGGTATTTGATGCCCATAGGGAGGAGATCGAATTATTGAAAAAAGAAATCCCAAAACTGATGTCAGGGGCAATCAATTTAGGGGTGCCTATTGTAGTGGAAACGGGTGTGGGAGAAAATTGGCTGGAAGCGCATTAA
- a CDS encoding 6-bladed beta-propeller — protein MKKILLILLVFVFGCKSTDKKSSKISIGIGEVKENVDLSKIIEIKQEIFIKHSGFERFGDVKKAFLLNDFIYLHTEFPNTITKLTKEGQVINQFIPDFQITEITSIDFFDSLIYVLDRESMEVHLFDYEFKRKDQFKIPYFAQSLKVISSDKIAFFLGNEIMENKGRLVIYNYKDKKPIADLLEISKNQKRYFNFLTNYHFLHIRNNLYFWNSPQNAIFKLSENGLLDIDYKIDYGKKSLPKDFYEKADYNNPFEFLQDVRAKGYAHRHFKMLANNDYLLFHFDYDSAFGTTIFNLENQTSTSFKNIVDDIWTDKPFEELMLSFFLELYGDNLFIGFLPYEFFEESSTSGGDEPYDILVIGKIKT, from the coding sequence ATGAAAAAAATATTATTGATTCTTTTAGTATTTGTTTTTGGATGTAAATCAACAGATAAAAAATCTTCGAAAATTTCTATTGGGATCGGTGAAGTAAAGGAAAATGTAGATTTATCAAAAATTATAGAAATCAAGCAGGAAATTTTTATAAAACATAGTGGTTTTGAAAGGTTTGGGGACGTTAAGAAGGCTTTTTTGCTTAATGATTTTATTTATTTACATACGGAATTCCCTAACACTATTACCAAGCTGACAAAAGAGGGTCAGGTAATCAATCAATTCATTCCTGATTTTCAAATTACCGAAATCACATCAATTGACTTTTTTGATTCTTTGATCTATGTTTTGGACAGGGAGTCCATGGAAGTACACCTGTTTGATTATGAATTTAAAAGAAAGGACCAATTTAAGATCCCTTATTTTGCACAATCTTTAAAAGTTATTTCTTCAGACAAAATCGCCTTCTTTTTGGGAAATGAGATCATGGAAAATAAAGGGAGATTAGTAATTTATAACTACAAGGATAAAAAACCAATTGCTGATCTATTGGAAATATCAAAGAACCAAAAAAGGTACTTTAACTTTTTGACCAATTATCACTTCCTTCATATCAGGAACAACCTCTATTTCTGGAACAGCCCACAAAATGCAATATTTAAGTTGAGTGAGAATGGTCTGTTGGACATTGATTACAAAATTGATTATGGGAAAAAGAGCTTACCAAAAGATTTTTATGAAAAAGCAGATTACAATAATCCTTTTGAATTCCTACAGGATGTTAGGGCCAAAGGATATGCCCATCGGCATTTTAAGATGTTAGCCAACAATGATTATTTACTATTTCATTTTGATTATGATTCAGCCTTTGGAACCACGATCTTCAATTTAGAAAACCAAACTTCCACATCATTCAAAAATATTGTTGATGATATTTGGACCGATAAACCTTTTGAAGAATTAATGCTTTCATTTTTCCTGGAACTTTATGGTGACAACCTTTTCATTGGTTTTTTGCCATACGAATTTTTTGAAGAGAGCAGCACCTCGGGCGGGGATGAGCCGTATGATATTTTAGTCATAGGTAAAATTAAAACCTGA
- a CDS encoding non-canonical purine NTP diphosphatase, with protein MKICFATNNKKKIEEVKAALGSEFTILSLAEIGCHEELPETGDTLDHNAFQKARYVFENYGVDCFADDTGLEVEALDGAPGVYSGRYAGEPRSDERNIEKLLKAMEGKTNRKARFRTVIALIQGGKEYAFEGIAEGEIIQEKTGTGGFGYDPVFRPLGFDRTFAELSMEEKNRISHRGKAVQALVKFLK; from the coding sequence ATGAAAATTTGTTTTGCTACCAATAATAAGAAGAAAATCGAGGAGGTTAAAGCTGCTTTAGGTTCAGAGTTTACGATCCTATCCCTTGCCGAAATCGGTTGTCATGAGGAACTTCCGGAGACAGGGGATACCTTGGACCACAACGCTTTTCAGAAAGCCAGGTATGTCTTTGAAAATTATGGGGTGGACTGTTTTGCAGATGACACAGGTTTGGAAGTAGAGGCATTGGATGGGGCGCCGGGCGTTTATTCAGGGAGATATGCAGGAGAACCTAGGTCTGATGAAAGGAATATAGAAAAACTTTTAAAGGCCATGGAGGGAAAGACGAACCGAAAAGCCCGGTTCCGAACCGTCATTGCTTTGATACAGGGCGGTAAGGAATATGCTTTTGAGGGAATAGCTGAGGGGGAAATCATTCAGGAGAAAACAGGAACAGGAGGCTTTGGATATGATCCGGTTTTCAGGCCTTTGGGATTTGATCGAACCTTTGCCGAACTCAGCATGGAGGAGAAAAACAGGATCAGCCACCGGGGCAAGGCAGTGCAGGCTTTGGTGAAGTTTCTAAAATAA
- the udk gene encoding uridine kinase, translated as MKKPFIVGITGGSASGKTLFLDKLLHTFEPGQVCLISQDNYYKPRHLQPIDDKGVHNFDTPNSIDFEQYAEDIRKIGNGETVYRQEYTFNNPNKKPKMLEFAPAPVVVVEGIFVLYYPELADLLDLKIFIDAKEYIKLKRRIVRDKVERGYDLDDVLYRYEMHVMPTYEKYIEPFKHDADLIIPNNRSFERALDVIRTYLRVRTE; from the coding sequence ATGAAGAAACCTTTCATCGTTGGGATTACAGGGGGAAGTGCCTCTGGGAAAACCCTCTTCTTGGATAAATTACTGCATACCTTTGAACCCGGCCAAGTTTGTCTCATTTCCCAGGACAATTATTACAAGCCAAGACACCTTCAGCCCATAGATGATAAAGGTGTTCACAATTTTGATACGCCCAACTCCATAGACTTTGAACAATACGCGGAAGATATCCGCAAAATTGGAAATGGAGAGACGGTGTACAGACAGGAATATACCTTCAATAATCCCAACAAAAAACCCAAAATGTTGGAATTTGCTCCAGCTCCAGTTGTGGTTGTGGAGGGTATTTTTGTGTTGTATTATCCTGAACTGGCAGATTTGCTTGATCTTAAAATTTTTATTGATGCCAAAGAATACATCAAATTGAAAAGAAGGATAGTCAGGGACAAAGTGGAAAGAGGCTATGATCTGGATGATGTATTGTACCGATATGAGATGCATGTGATGCCCACCTATGAAAAATATATTGAACCGTTTAAGCACGATGCCGACTTGATTATTCCGAACAATAGGAGTTTTGAGCGGGCCTTGGACGTGATTAGGACGTACCTGCGGGTTAGAACAGAATAA
- the secDF gene encoding protein translocase subunit SecDF — protein MRNKGVVVFLTVVITALCLYYLSFTLVSNKIEGQATAFATDAVGNVDFDKKQAYLDSIYREPVYNFLGAKFTYKEIKETELGLGLDLQGGMHVTLEVSPVEIVKGLSGNSKDAAFNLSLDQATEAAKTSNEKFVNLFYAAWQQNASGRKLSEIFATAANRGRISLESSDADILKIIDTEVENAIDRSFNILRTRVDRFGTSQPNIQRIQGSGRIQIELPGVSNAERVRNLLQGVAKLQFWEVAEINEYLAELEDVNRLLVAEAQAAKGASTPQTDEAADQATDLERQLAQRSEGDDTSTQISPLFSLTKGQGLIYEIRDTVTINRILAREDVRSLLPRNVKFLWSVKPQVVDNMELLELFGIKYNRASDQAPLEGDVITDARQTLDQTSRPAVSMQMNADGARRWRKLTSENIGRRIAVVLDDYVYTAPVVQSEIPSGQSEITGNFTIEEAKDLANILKSGSLPAPTKIVEEAIIGPTLGKEAQKQGVVSMIAGLVLVVLFMVAYYSKGGFVAIAALVFNIFFILGILAQLGAALTLPGIAGIVLTIGMSIDANVLIFERIKEELRRGSGLIAAINEGYDKAFSAILDSNVTTFLTGAILYALGQGPVKGFAIVLMIGIASSFFSAVFITRVIVHWMSKKGDKSNISFATPFAKNILGQLNIDFLSKRKIAYIISTSIIVIGLAIAAINGLKFGVDFTGGRSYIVQFSQPMTATDLKVGLDGEFDGSVEVKTYGANNVMKVTTSYLINEDDDASNAEVERKVIEGIAAITGMTFNSDASNLGDAQFSITGSSKVGATVADDIKKSSAEAMFFALVAIFLYILLRFRKWQFSLGSIIALVHDVFFVIAAFAIASALGATFEIDQVFIAAVLTVVGYSINDTVIVFDRIRENIENRGTSKLVKMFNDAINQTMARTLITSATTLIVVLVLLIFGGEVLRGFSFALFIGVLIGTYSSIYIATPVVVDLMKRELEAEAAQEASGKKTA, from the coding sequence ATGCGTAACAAAGGTGTCGTAGTGTTTTTGACAGTAGTCATTACAGCATTGTGTCTGTATTATCTGTCGTTCACTCTCGTATCAAACAAAATTGAAGGCCAGGCAACGGCCTTTGCTACCGATGCGGTAGGCAATGTGGATTTTGACAAGAAACAGGCTTACCTGGACTCTATTTACAGAGAGCCGGTTTACAATTTCTTGGGAGCAAAGTTCACCTACAAAGAAATTAAAGAAACTGAATTAGGTTTAGGTCTTGACCTTCAGGGTGGTATGCACGTGACACTGGAAGTGTCCCCTGTGGAAATTGTGAAAGGTTTATCCGGTAACAGCAAGGATGCAGCCTTCAATCTTTCTTTGGATCAGGCAACTGAAGCCGCGAAGACCAGCAATGAGAAGTTTGTCAATCTTTTCTATGCGGCTTGGCAGCAAAATGCCTCAGGAAGAAAATTGAGTGAGATTTTTGCCACTGCAGCCAATAGAGGAAGAATCTCCTTGGAGTCATCCGATGCTGACATCCTCAAAATCATTGACACGGAAGTTGAAAATGCTATTGACCGCTCTTTCAACATCTTGAGAACCAGAGTGGACAGATTCGGTACCTCCCAACCCAATATCCAGCGAATCCAAGGTTCAGGAAGGATTCAGATCGAGCTTCCGGGAGTTAGCAATGCAGAAAGGGTTAGAAATCTATTACAGGGAGTAGCCAAGCTTCAGTTCTGGGAAGTAGCTGAGATCAATGAGTATTTGGCTGAGCTGGAAGACGTTAACAGGCTTTTGGTGGCCGAGGCTCAAGCAGCAAAAGGGGCTTCCACACCTCAAACAGATGAAGCAGCTGACCAAGCTACTGACCTCGAAAGACAATTGGCACAGCGTTCTGAAGGAGATGATACTTCCACCCAAATTTCTCCATTGTTCTCTTTGACCAAAGGACAAGGTTTGATCTATGAAATCAGGGATACGGTCACGATCAACAGGATCCTGGCAAGGGAAGATGTAAGGTCCCTTTTACCGAGAAATGTGAAATTCCTATGGTCCGTAAAACCTCAGGTAGTGGACAATATGGAATTATTGGAGCTTTTTGGTATCAAATACAACAGGGCTTCTGACCAGGCACCACTTGAGGGAGATGTGATTACTGATGCAAGACAGACCTTGGATCAGACTTCCAGACCTGCGGTAAGCATGCAAATGAATGCAGATGGGGCCAGAAGATGGAGAAAATTGACCTCAGAAAATATTGGCAGAAGAATCGCAGTGGTTTTGGATGATTATGTATATACTGCTCCTGTGGTTCAGAGTGAAATTCCTTCCGGACAGTCTGAAATTACCGGTAACTTCACCATCGAAGAGGCCAAAGACTTGGCCAATATCCTGAAATCAGGTTCTCTACCGGCTCCAACCAAAATTGTAGAAGAAGCCATTATTGGTCCTACGCTTGGTAAGGAAGCTCAGAAACAAGGTGTGGTTTCCATGATTGCAGGTTTGGTATTGGTAGTCCTTTTCATGGTGGCTTATTATTCTAAAGGTGGTTTTGTTGCTATTGCAGCTTTGGTGTTCAATATCTTCTTTATCCTTGGGATTTTGGCCCAGTTGGGAGCGGCATTGACCTTGCCGGGTATTGCCGGTATTGTATTGACTATAGGTATGTCGATTGATGCCAACGTGTTGATCTTTGAAAGGATCAAGGAGGAACTCAGAAGAGGTTCCGGATTGATTGCTGCCATCAATGAAGGTTATGACAAGGCATTTTCTGCTATTCTTGACTCCAACGTGACTACTTTCCTTACAGGAGCCATATTATATGCATTGGGTCAAGGTCCAGTAAAAGGTTTCGCAATCGTATTGATGATCGGTATCGCGTCCTCTTTCTTCTCTGCTGTATTCATTACCAGAGTGATTGTGCATTGGATGAGTAAAAAAGGAGACAAGAGTAATATTTCTTTTGCAACTCCATTTGCTAAAAATATATTGGGACAGTTGAATATTGATTTCTTGAGCAAGAGAAAGATTGCTTACATTATCTCAACTTCTATCATTGTAATCGGTTTGGCTATTGCAGCGATCAATGGGTTGAAATTTGGTGTGGACTTTACAGGTGGAAGATCATATATTGTACAATTTTCTCAACCAATGACCGCTACGGATCTTAAAGTTGGTCTGGATGGTGAGTTTGATGGTTCAGTGGAAGTGAAGACCTATGGTGCAAACAACGTGATGAAGGTAACCACTTCTTACCTGATCAATGAAGATGATGATGCCTCTAATGCAGAGGTAGAAAGAAAAGTGATTGAAGGCATAGCTGCTATTACCGGAATGACTTTTAACAGTGATGCTTCCAACTTGGGAGATGCGCAGTTTAGCATTACAGGTTCTTCAAAAGTAGGGGCAACTGTGGCTGACGACATCAAGAAATCTTCTGCAGAGGCGATGTTCTTTGCCCTGGTAGCGATTTTCTTGTACATCTTGTTGAGGTTCCGCAAGTGGCAGTTCTCATTGGGATCCATCATCGCCTTGGTGCATGACGTATTCTTTGTGATTGCAGCATTCGCTATTGCTTCTGCTTTGGGTGCCACATTCGAAATTGACCAAGTATTTATCGCGGCGGTATTGACTGTAGTGGGTTACTCTATCAATGATACCGTGATTGTATTTGACCGTATCAGGGAGAACATCGAAAATCGCGGCACTTCCAAGTTGGTGAAAATGTTCAACGATGCCATCAATCAGACTATGGCCAGAACTTTGATCACTTCAGCAACGACTTTGATTGTGGTCTTGGTACTGTTGATCTTTGGTGGTGAGGTATTGAGAGGTTTCTCCTTCGCCTTGTTCATAGGGGTGTTGATCGGTACTTATTCCTCTATCTATATTGCTACACCAGTAGTTGTAGATTTGATGAAAAGAGAATTGGAGGCTGAAGCTGCACAAGAAGCTAGTGGTAAAAAGACCGCTTAA
- a CDS encoding sensor histidine kinase: protein MDNSGTEVFYIVLLGFILMLLMGSFIVTMVIIHRQKQLQNKQKLAALRAEYEKTIINAEKEIRENTLTHVGRELHDNIGQLLSLAKMNLSSSKPEKVSEGKSMINQIIKEVRSLSKSLNLDWVESITLSDFIQNELGKLESAAFCQTQFIKSGEEVNLDKDKKIILIRTIQECLNNAIKHAKPKNISFTMETTQEQLMICIKDDGVGFNTSQVSSGSGMFNLKNRMLTIGGNFEIKSNPGEGTDIKLSLPISNP from the coding sequence ATGGATAATTCCGGAACAGAAGTTTTTTACATCGTTCTTTTGGGTTTTATTTTGATGTTGCTGATGGGCTCATTCATCGTCACTATGGTGATTATACACCGGCAAAAGCAGCTTCAAAACAAACAAAAGCTGGCAGCTTTACGGGCAGAATATGAAAAAACCATCATCAATGCGGAAAAGGAAATCAGAGAAAATACCTTGACACATGTAGGTAGGGAACTCCATGACAATATTGGACAATTACTTTCTTTGGCCAAAATGAATCTGTCCAGCTCCAAACCGGAAAAGGTTTCAGAGGGTAAGTCCATGATCAATCAGATCATCAAGGAGGTGCGCTCCCTTTCTAAGTCCTTAAACCTGGACTGGGTAGAATCCATTACTTTGAGCGACTTTATTCAGAATGAATTGGGGAAACTTGAAAGTGCAGCATTTTGTCAAACGCAATTCATCAAGAGTGGGGAGGAAGTAAATCTTGACAAAGACAAAAAAATCATTTTGATCAGGACCATTCAGGAGTGTCTGAACAATGCCATCAAACATGCCAAACCAAAAAATATCTCCTTTACCATGGAGACAACTCAGGAACAGTTGATGATTTGTATCAAGGATGATGGGGTTGGTTTTAATACTTCTCAGGTCAGTAGTGGTTCTGGCATGTTCAATCTGAAAAACAGAATGCTCACAATTGGGGGGAATTTTGAAATCAAATCCAATCCTGGAGAAGGAACAGATATCAAACTCTCCTTGCCAATATCGAATCCTTGA
- a CDS encoding response regulator translates to MITIALADDHKMFAKGIESLLEEEEDFIVKGVFNNGLELLDFLKSHHVDVVLTDMNMPQLDGMGVVEAVKRRIPHTKVIVLSMYDDKDIYEKSIKLGADAYVLKGSDPDELIYTIREVYEGSYIQGFQKLLFQQDDGKYPDHFKERFKLSRRELEILRLIKDGNLNKEIADILSLSQHTVESHRKKIHQKLGVSSAVELVKKAIEMNL, encoded by the coding sequence ATGATCACCATTGCACTGGCAGATGACCATAAAATGTTTGCAAAGGGAATAGAAAGCCTTTTGGAAGAGGAAGAGGATTTTATTGTTAAAGGTGTATTTAACAATGGGCTGGAGTTATTGGATTTTCTGAAATCCCATCATGTGGATGTAGTTTTGACGGATATGAATATGCCCCAATTGGATGGCATGGGAGTAGTGGAAGCTGTGAAGAGAAGGATTCCCCATACAAAGGTCATCGTTTTATCCATGTATGATGACAAAGACATCTATGAAAAAAGTATCAAGCTGGGCGCTGATGCCTATGTCCTCAAAGGTTCAGACCCGGACGAACTTATTTATACCATTCGGGAAGTATATGAGGGAAGCTATATCCAAGGGTTTCAAAAACTGCTTTTTCAGCAAGATGATGGGAAATACCCCGATCATTTCAAGGAAAGGTTTAAGCTTTCCCGAAGGGAACTCGAAATCCTTAGACTGATCAAAGATGGTAACCTCAATAAGGAAATTGCCGATATATTAAGTCTTAGCCAGCATACCGTAGAATCCCACCGTAAAAAAATCCATCAGAAATTGGGGGTCAGTTCAGCCGTTGAACTGGTAAAGAAAGCAATTGAGATGAATCTCTAA
- a CDS encoding cysteine desulfurase family protein: MRVYLDNAATTAMDDRVIEAMLPYMKLHYGNPSSVHSHGREVRSAIEKARKKVAELLNASPSEIFFTSGGTEADNTAIVCGIETHGIMHAITSPIEHHAVLHTLEECAKKGKVKLSLLDVNQKGEINLEQLEDLLKAHPNSFVSLMHANNEIGNINDLNAIGHLAKTYGAFFHSDTVQTMGHYVHDLKTLPVDALVAGGHKFHGPKGSGFLFVRKDKKIHPFIHGGAQERNMRGGTENVIGIIGIAKALELAYEDMDGHRKHIESLKNRFIELLRENIPGVEFNGLSGDMERSLYTVLNVSLPPSEENRGMLLFNLDLHGISASGGSACSSGATVGSHVLRALGHDPERESVRFSFSRFNTVEEIDYTVEKLKELYSVSV, encoded by the coding sequence ATGAGAGTTTATTTAGACAATGCCGCCACCACAGCGATGGACGATAGGGTAATCGAAGCAATGCTACCTTACATGAAGCTTCACTATGGCAATCCCTCCTCTGTTCACAGTCATGGTAGAGAAGTACGCTCAGCCATAGAAAAAGCACGTAAAAAAGTCGCGGAATTGTTAAATGCCAGTCCTTCTGAAATATTTTTCACTTCAGGCGGTACAGAAGCAGACAACACTGCCATAGTCTGTGGTATTGAGACACATGGCATCATGCATGCCATCACTTCTCCTATTGAACACCATGCCGTGCTGCATACTTTAGAGGAATGTGCAAAAAAAGGCAAAGTAAAACTCAGTCTTCTGGATGTAAACCAAAAAGGTGAAATCAACCTGGAACAACTCGAAGATTTGCTTAAAGCCCATCCCAATTCATTTGTTTCGTTGATGCATGCCAACAATGAGATCGGTAATATCAATGACCTGAATGCTATTGGCCATCTTGCCAAAACTTACGGCGCTTTTTTTCATTCTGATACAGTTCAGACCATGGGACACTATGTGCATGACCTTAAAACCCTTCCGGTAGATGCCTTAGTGGCAGGTGGTCACAAATTCCATGGTCCCAAGGGATCCGGATTTTTATTTGTCAGGAAAGACAAAAAAATCCACCCATTTATCCATGGAGGAGCCCAGGAAAGAAATATGCGTGGGGGTACAGAAAATGTCATAGGCATCATCGGTATTGCCAAAGCACTCGAACTGGCCTATGAGGACATGGATGGACACAGAAAACACATCGAATCATTAAAAAATAGATTCATCGAACTGCTCAGGGAAAATATTCCCGGAGTGGAATTCAATGGCCTTTCGGGAGATATGGAGAGAAGCCTTTATACGGTGCTGAATGTCAGTTTGCCACCTTCAGAAGAGAACAGAGGCATGCTCTTATTCAATTTGGATCTACATGGGATCTCCGCTTCCGGAGGTTCTGCCTGCAGCAGTGGAGCCACGGTTGGCTCCCATGTACTGAGGGCATTAGGTCATGATCCAGAAAGAGAATCAGTGAGGTTTTCTTTCAGCAGATTCAATACAGTCGAAGAAATCGACTATACTGTTGAGAAATTAAAGGAACTATACAGTGTGTCGGTTTAA